The proteins below are encoded in one region of Shewanella algae:
- the aspS gene encoding aspartate--tRNA ligase, translating to MRSHYCGDVNKSHVGQEVTLVGWVNRSRDLGGVVFLDLRDREGLIQVVYDPDLPEVFDVASTLRSEFCVQVKGVVRARPDSQVNAHMRTGEIEVLGKELTIINAADPLPLSMDNFQNNSEEQRLKYRYLDLRRPEMAQRLIFRAKVTSAVRRFMDSNGFLDIETPILTKATPEGARDYLVPSRTYKGQFFALPQSPQLFKQLLMMSGFDRYYQIVKCFRDEDLRADRQPEFTQIDIETSFMSSEQVMQKTEEMVRGLFLELLNVDLGEFPTMTYAEAMRRFGSDKPDLRNPLELVDVADLVKDVEFAVFNGPANDVEGRVAVIRVPGGAELSRKQIDDYTKYVGIYGARGLAWMKVNDLAAGMEGIQSPVLKFLNEDIVKALLERTGAQSGDIILFGADKANVVAEAMGALRLKLGEDFNLLKGEWAPLWVVDFPMFEKADGRLYAVHHPFTAPRGVTPAELEANPAETVSDAYDMVLNGTELGGGSVRIHNQEMQATVFRILGITDEEAKEKFGFLLEALRYGTPPHAGLAFGLDRLVMLMTGASSIRDVMAFPKTTTAACPLTNAPGEANPQQLVELGIKVAEKAADKAEV from the coding sequence ATGCGCAGTCATTATTGTGGGGACGTAAACAAGTCCCACGTTGGACAAGAAGTGACCCTGGTGGGTTGGGTAAACCGTAGCCGCGACTTGGGTGGTGTGGTGTTTTTGGATCTCCGGGATCGTGAAGGATTGATCCAGGTAGTATATGACCCGGACTTGCCTGAGGTTTTCGATGTCGCCAGCACACTGCGCAGCGAATTCTGTGTTCAGGTCAAAGGTGTGGTCAGAGCCCGTCCCGACAGCCAGGTCAACGCTCATATGCGTACCGGCGAAATCGAGGTGCTGGGTAAGGAACTGACCATAATCAACGCCGCCGACCCACTGCCGCTGAGTATGGATAACTTCCAGAACAACAGCGAAGAGCAGCGTCTCAAGTATCGCTATCTGGACCTGCGTCGTCCGGAAATGGCCCAGCGACTGATTTTCCGCGCCAAGGTCACCAGTGCCGTGCGTCGTTTTATGGACAGCAACGGCTTCTTGGATATCGAAACCCCTATTCTGACCAAGGCCACGCCGGAAGGCGCCCGTGACTATTTGGTGCCAAGCCGCACTTACAAGGGGCAGTTTTTCGCCTTGCCTCAGTCGCCTCAGCTGTTCAAACAGCTGTTGATGATGTCAGGTTTCGACCGTTACTACCAAATCGTCAAGTGCTTCCGTGACGAAGACTTGCGCGCCGACCGTCAGCCTGAATTTACCCAGATTGATATCGAAACCTCTTTCATGAGCTCTGAGCAGGTGATGCAAAAGACTGAGGAGATGGTGCGCGGTCTGTTCCTCGAATTGCTCAACGTGGATCTGGGTGAATTTCCGACCATGACCTATGCCGAAGCCATGCGTCGTTTCGGTTCTGACAAGCCGGATCTGCGTAACCCACTGGAATTGGTGGACGTGGCCGATCTGGTCAAGGATGTTGAGTTTGCGGTATTCAACGGCCCAGCCAACGATGTTGAAGGCCGAGTGGCGGTTATCCGGGTGCCGGGCGGCGCCGAGCTGTCCCGTAAGCAGATAGACGACTACACCAAGTATGTCGGTATCTATGGAGCCCGCGGTCTGGCCTGGATGAAGGTCAACGACCTGGCTGCCGGCATGGAAGGCATTCAGTCACCTGTGCTCAAGTTCCTCAATGAAGATATCGTCAAGGCGCTGCTGGAACGCACCGGCGCGCAAAGCGGTGATATCATTCTGTTTGGTGCCGACAAGGCCAATGTGGTTGCCGAAGCCATGGGCGCGCTGCGTCTGAAACTGGGTGAAGATTTCAACCTGCTCAAGGGCGAGTGGGCGCCGCTGTGGGTTGTTGACTTCCCTATGTTTGAAAAGGCAGATGGTCGCCTGTACGCAGTGCACCATCCGTTCACCGCGCCAAGGGGCGTGACTCCGGCTGAGCTGGAAGCCAACCCGGCCGAGACGGTATCCGACGCCTATGATATGGTACTCAACGGTACCGAACTCGGCGGCGGCTCTGTGCGTATCCACAATCAGGAGATGCAGGCCACAGTATTCCGTATTCTCGGGATCACAGATGAAGAAGCCAAAGAAAAATTCGGCTTCCTGCTGGAAGCACTGCGCTACGGCACACCACCGCACGCAGGTTTGGCCTTCGGTCTCGACCGTCTGGTAATGCTGATGACAGGCGCCAGCTCGATTCGTGACGTGATGGCATTCCCGAAAACCACTACCGCAGCCTGCCCGTTGACCAATGCACCGGGTGAGGCCAATCCACAACAACTGGTGGAATTGGGTATCAAGGTTGCTGAAAAGGCGGCCGACAAAGCTGAAGTCTGA
- a CDS encoding YebC/PmpR family DNA-binding transcriptional regulator: MAGHSKWANIKHRKAAQDAKRGKLFTKLIRELTVSAREGGSDPDSNPRLRAAIDKALSNNMTRDTVERAVKRGAGELDGQSLETVVYEGYGPGGTAVMVECMTDNRNRTVTGVRNAFNKSGGNLGTDGSVAYLFTKQGVISYEEGVDEDAIMEAALEAGAEDVVSNDDGSVDVYTAPADFGAVKDALDAIGVEAVNAEVTMVPSTKADLDEDTAAKFLRLIDTLEDHDDVQEVYHNAEIADDVMERLG; this comes from the coding sequence ATGGCAGGTCATAGTAAATGGGCCAACATCAAACACCGCAAGGCAGCTCAGGATGCCAAGCGCGGTAAACTGTTCACCAAACTTATCCGCGAGCTGACAGTATCAGCCCGCGAAGGTGGCTCAGATCCGGATTCCAACCCCCGTTTACGTGCCGCTATCGACAAAGCGCTGTCCAACAACATGACCCGTGACACAGTCGAACGTGCGGTTAAGCGCGGTGCCGGTGAGCTCGATGGCCAGTCGCTGGAAACCGTGGTTTATGAAGGCTACGGCCCGGGCGGCACTGCCGTTATGGTCGAGTGTATGACAGACAACCGCAACCGCACTGTTACCGGCGTACGTAACGCCTTCAATAAGTCCGGCGGCAACCTGGGGACAGATGGCTCAGTGGCTTACCTGTTCACCAAGCAGGGCGTTATCAGCTACGAAGAGGGCGTTGATGAAGATGCCATCATGGAAGCCGCGCTGGAAGCCGGCGCCGAGGACGTGGTTAGCAATGATGACGGCTCAGTGGATGTTTACACTGCACCTGCCGATTTCGGTGCGGTAAAAGATGCACTGGATGCCATTGGGGTTGAAGCGGTGAATGCCGAAGTGACCATGGTGCCATCGACCAAGGCCGATCTGGATGAAGATACCGCCGCCAAGTTCCTGCGTCTTATCGACACGCTGGAAGATCACGACGACGTTCAGGAAGTTTATCACAACGCGGAAATTGCCGATGATGTGATGGAACGCCTCGGCTGA
- the ruvC gene encoding crossover junction endodeoxyribonuclease RuvC: MAIILGVDPGSRITGYGVIQCQGRHQIYLGSGCIRTSCEDLPSRLKQIFDGLSEIIRQYQPEQFAIEKVFLAKNADSALKLGQARGAAIVAATVANLPVAEYTATQIKSAVVGTGRAQKTQVQHMIQQLLKLPAAPQADAADALAVAVCHYHTCQSLVALGGRATARSYGRYR; the protein is encoded by the coding sequence ATGGCGATTATTTTGGGTGTCGACCCTGGCTCGCGGATCACAGGCTACGGCGTGATCCAGTGTCAGGGAAGGCACCAGATTTACCTCGGCAGCGGTTGCATTCGCACCAGCTGCGAGGACCTTCCCTCCCGTCTCAAACAGATATTCGACGGCCTGTCGGAGATTATCCGCCAATATCAGCCGGAGCAGTTTGCCATTGAGAAAGTGTTCCTGGCCAAAAATGCCGATTCGGCACTGAAATTGGGGCAGGCCAGAGGCGCGGCCATAGTGGCGGCCACAGTGGCGAATTTACCGGTGGCTGAATACACGGCAACCCAGATAAAGAGCGCCGTGGTCGGGACGGGCAGGGCCCAGAAAACTCAGGTACAACACATGATCCAGCAGTTGCTTAAACTGCCGGCCGCCCCGCAAGCGGATGCGGCAGATGCGCTCGCCGTGGCCGTGTGTCATTATCATACTTGCCAGAGTCTGGTTGCCCTCGGCGGCCGGGCAACGGCCCGCAGCTATGGAAGATACAGATGA
- the ruvA gene encoding Holliday junction branch migration protein RuvA: MIGRLQGILLEKQAPEVLLDVHGVGYELQMPLTSFYELPELQQSTTLYTHFVVREDAQLLYGFITKQERALFRLLIKANGVGPKLALTILSGLTAQEFVSCVERDDIATLVKLPGVGKKTAERLLVEMRDKLKSLMEASSGNEREFVLKSNFTPVEAPNSAEEDAIAALLSLGYKPAQASKAVSSAFVEGIDSETLIKAALKSML, translated from the coding sequence ATGATAGGGCGTTTACAGGGAATATTGCTGGAAAAGCAAGCTCCGGAAGTGTTGTTGGATGTGCATGGCGTGGGCTATGAACTGCAGATGCCGCTGACCAGCTTTTATGAGTTGCCGGAACTGCAACAGAGCACCACTCTCTATACCCACTTTGTAGTGCGTGAAGATGCTCAGCTGCTGTATGGTTTTATTACCAAGCAGGAAAGAGCGCTGTTCAGGTTACTTATCAAGGCCAATGGGGTCGGCCCCAAGTTGGCGCTGACCATACTATCGGGGCTGACGGCGCAGGAATTTGTCAGTTGTGTCGAGCGCGACGATATCGCCACCTTGGTGAAACTGCCGGGGGTGGGCAAGAAGACCGCCGAGCGTTTATTGGTTGAGATGCGCGACAAGCTCAAGAGCCTGATGGAAGCCTCCAGCGGCAATGAGCGTGAGTTTGTGCTCAAGTCCAACTTTACCCCGGTAGAAGCGCCCAACAGCGCCGAAGAAGATGCCATTGCAGCCTTGCTCTCTTTGGGCTATAAACCCGCCCAGGCCAGCAAAGCGGTTTCCAGCGCCTTTGTTGAAGGCATAGATTCAGAAACCCTGATCAAGGCCGCACTCAAATCCATGCTGTAA
- the ruvB gene encoding Holliday junction branch migration DNA helicase RuvB, whose product MIEADRLIQPQSSPQEELIDRAMRPKLLDEYTGQNEARAQLKVFIQAAKNRQEALDHMLIYGPPGLGKTTLAMIVANEMGVNIKSTSGPVLEKAGDLAALLTNLEPGDVLFIDEIHRLSPVVEEILYPAMEDYQLDIMIGEGPAARSIKLDLPPFTLVGATTRAGALTSPLRARFGIPLRLEFYNVDDLSTIVARSANMLELQMDSDGAREIARRARGTPRIANRLLRRVRDFAEVKHDGRITKLVAEQALDMLDVDGEGFDYMDRKLLLAIIDKFMGGPVGLDNLAAAIGEERETIEDVLEPFLIQQGFIQRTPRGRIATARAYSHFEMIKPE is encoded by the coding sequence ATGATAGAGGCCGACAGACTGATCCAACCCCAAAGCTCTCCTCAGGAGGAGCTTATCGATCGGGCGATGCGTCCCAAGTTGCTGGACGAGTATACAGGTCAGAATGAGGCTCGTGCTCAGCTCAAGGTGTTTATTCAAGCCGCCAAAAACCGCCAGGAAGCCTTGGATCACATGCTGATCTATGGCCCGCCGGGGCTTGGCAAGACCACTTTGGCAATGATAGTGGCCAATGAGATGGGGGTGAATATCAAGTCCACCTCGGGGCCTGTACTGGAAAAAGCCGGCGATTTGGCGGCATTGCTGACCAATCTTGAGCCGGGCGATGTTCTGTTTATCGATGAAATTCATCGTCTCAGCCCAGTGGTGGAAGAAATTCTCTATCCGGCGATGGAAGACTATCAGCTGGATATCATGATAGGCGAGGGCCCGGCGGCCCGCTCCATCAAACTGGACTTGCCGCCATTTACCCTGGTGGGAGCCACCACCCGCGCCGGTGCGCTGACTTCTCCGTTAAGGGCTCGTTTCGGGATCCCGCTGAGGCTTGAGTTTTACAATGTGGACGACCTCAGCACCATAGTTGCCCGCTCTGCCAACATGTTGGAACTGCAGATGGACTCTGACGGCGCCAGGGAAATTGCCCGCCGAGCCCGTGGAACCCCGCGGATCGCCAACCGCCTGCTCAGACGGGTGCGTGATTTTGCCGAGGTGAAACACGATGGCCGGATCACCAAGTTGGTGGCCGAGCAAGCACTGGATATGCTGGATGTGGACGGCGAAGGCTTCGATTACATGGATCGCAAGTTGCTGCTGGCGATCATCGACAAGTTTATGGGAGGCCCTGTGGGGCTCGACAACCTGGCGGCGGCCATAGGCGAAGAACGGGAAACCATAGAAGATGTGCTGGAGCCATTTCTTATCCAGCAAGGTTTTATCCAGCGTACTCCCAGGGGCAGGATAGCCACTGCCAGGGCCTACAGCCATTTTGAGATGATAAAACCCGAATAA
- a CDS encoding alpha/beta fold hydrolase produces the protein MENSGSDKRPYLILVHGALANAEMWQPHLPHLENEFEIIPVNLRHFTGQTDGGFGLNTHADDLYTQINKLPQKKALYLAGWSYGSDVILNLLLKHSVMPTGIFLYEPGYPGALEGQVMQSWGDDANNMFAPIFERVAKGELAAAVEALIDGSGGKPGYFSRQAEDIRKPQLALAYTLPVQLNQTESPAITKDALKAFRLPQTCTLIIAHGSDTRALFRLVSEQTSNLVESAQLRVVKDATHMLPLEAPERLAELIKKSLLS, from the coding sequence ATGGAAAACAGTGGTTCAGATAAGCGCCCTTATCTGATTTTGGTGCATGGTGCGCTGGCCAATGCCGAGATGTGGCAACCGCATCTTCCCCACCTTGAAAATGAGTTTGAGATAATCCCTGTCAACTTACGCCATTTCACAGGCCAAACGGACGGCGGTTTCGGCCTCAATACCCACGCCGATGACCTGTATACACAGATAAACAAATTACCGCAGAAGAAGGCTTTGTACCTTGCCGGTTGGTCTTATGGCAGCGATGTGATCCTCAATCTGCTGCTAAAGCATTCTGTTATGCCCACAGGGATATTTCTCTATGAACCCGGTTACCCTGGGGCACTCGAAGGTCAAGTGATGCAAAGCTGGGGGGACGATGCCAACAATATGTTTGCGCCGATATTTGAACGGGTCGCCAAAGGCGAGTTGGCTGCAGCTGTTGAAGCCCTGATAGATGGCTCGGGCGGTAAGCCCGGCTACTTTAGCCGCCAGGCCGAGGATATTCGCAAGCCCCAACTGGCGCTGGCTTATACTTTGCCGGTGCAGCTCAATCAAACCGAGAGCCCTGCCATCACAAAAGATGCCTTGAAAGCCTTCAGGCTCCCCCAAACCTGTACCTTGATAATTGCCCACGGCAGCGATACCCGGGCACTGTTTCGCTTGGTCAGTGAGCAGACCTCAAACCTAGTTGAGAGTGCTCAACTAAGAGTGGTGAAAGACGCCACCCATATGTTGCCTTTGGAAGCGCCCGAGCGCCTGGCCGAGCTTATCAAAAAAAGTTTACTGTCCTAG
- a CDS encoding NYN domain-containing protein, which yields MSEQRGRVLILVDVQNVYYTTRQALGRNLDYNRLWSKVTRQRQLVKAFAYAIDRGDKKQREFQNILRAIGFEVKLKPFIQRADGSAKGDWDVGITIDALEYADVVDTIVLLSGDGDFALLAEKLRQKGKRVEVYAVPELTSLALINAASEFFPIEGELLLGQ from the coding sequence ATGAGTGAGCAGCGAGGCAGAGTATTGATCCTGGTTGACGTGCAAAACGTCTACTACACAACCAGGCAAGCGCTCGGGCGCAATCTTGACTACAACCGGCTCTGGTCCAAAGTCACCCGTCAACGGCAGCTGGTTAAAGCCTTCGCCTACGCCATAGACAGGGGCGATAAGAAGCAACGGGAATTTCAAAATATCCTGCGGGCCATCGGCTTTGAGGTGAAACTCAAACCCTTTATCCAACGCGCCGATGGCTCGGCCAAAGGCGACTGGGATGTGGGAATTACCATAGATGCACTGGAATATGCAGATGTGGTGGACACCATAGTGCTGCTGTCCGGTGACGGCGATTTTGCCCTGTTGGCCGAAAAACTACGTCAAAAAGGTAAACGGGTTGAGGTTTACGCCGTTCCCGAATTAACTTCGTTGGCTCTGATCAATGCTGCCAGCGAATTCTTCCCCATAGAGGGAGAGTTATTGCTCGGGCAGTGA
- a CDS encoding GNAT family N-acetyltransferase, whose protein sequence is MIRSFAKEDMYPLLEIWLTASIDAHDFIAADFWQSQLDNMRRVYIPAAENYVYQHGAEVLGFYSLYENSLAALFVKPAMQGLGIGSRLLEHARQQREQLTLSVYCDNQASVDFYQRRGAVIIGEQTCADTGHREYSMQLTGLRP, encoded by the coding sequence ATGATCCGTTCATTCGCCAAGGAAGACATGTATCCGCTATTGGAAATCTGGTTGACCGCCTCCATCGATGCACACGATTTTATCGCCGCAGATTTTTGGCAGTCCCAACTGGATAATATGCGCCGGGTCTATATTCCAGCAGCCGAGAACTATGTCTACCAGCATGGCGCCGAAGTGCTGGGGTTTTATTCTCTCTACGAGAACAGCCTGGCGGCTTTGTTTGTTAAACCTGCGATGCAGGGATTAGGAATTGGCAGTCGCTTACTCGAGCACGCCAGGCAGCAAAGAGAACAACTGACCTTAAGTGTTTACTGCGACAACCAGGCCAGTGTCGATTTTTACCAACGCAGGGGAGCTGTGATTATTGGCGAACAAACCTGCGCCGACACAGGCCACAGAGAATATAGCATGCAGCTGACAGGCCTCAGACCCTGA
- a CDS encoding GGDEF/EAL domain-containing response regulator — protein MIDDFLFSSETSPEELHQRDNKWRILAVDDDVKFQNSLSFAINKMTLMGRPLELIQAYSMAEASSLLGKDADFAVVLVDVVMETEDAGLRLVKAVRDLLGISDTRFVLLTGQPGMAPAESVMQDYDLSDYVLKSDLASRGIRNILTGAVRNYHQLKTISSARRGLQLIVESSNRLLGLRTLAQIASVTLSEIANLIDVPDEGLVCVNRGRHSADGSGQEIFEPMTIACSGRFRQYANRALRELPDPTIQSMVEQALREKRFVSTDESQVLFFPKSAALAEFAIYVATDRTLDDTEMELLKVFAANVSKGFGNVALISRLDKIAYQDELLGIPNRSALLRELSRLQAMSSASAHNLLLLDLDHFSGLNNLFGSVFGNQVLQAVAQRLQEVFPQPTVIGRLHSDLFAVIGHKEQVNIDRAQRVFSAPFEIDNSRHILTACMTEVSLAISGQDPAELLRTAGTGLRNAKSRGPGSIQAFDPEFEHQAAHRFKLMQRLHTAIQRQEFVLHFQPQIDLKSGEVVGVEALLRWQTEDGMVPPGTFIPLAEQSSYIHGIGDIVVALSCQAVHALDQAGFTDILVSLNYSARQLDKPDVLDRLKQQCRLAGVEPSRLCLEVTETAMMQSFQQVAKILQRHRAWGGTVAIDDFGTGLSSLEYLLQLPADHLKIDMTFVARLDEDERSRFLASMIIELGRRLNISVVAEGVETRSQANWLRDNGCHIAQGWLYGKAMPLDELLLWLSKR, from the coding sequence ATGATCGATGATTTTCTGTTTTCGTCTGAAACATCGCCGGAAGAGCTCCATCAACGCGACAATAAGTGGCGTATTCTGGCGGTGGATGATGATGTCAAATTCCAGAACTCGCTGAGTTTTGCCATCAATAAAATGACCCTGATGGGGCGGCCTCTCGAACTCATACAAGCCTACAGCATGGCCGAGGCGTCCAGTTTGCTTGGTAAAGACGCCGACTTTGCCGTAGTCCTGGTCGATGTGGTAATGGAAACCGAAGATGCCGGTCTCAGGTTAGTCAAGGCGGTGCGGGATCTGCTGGGGATATCCGATACCCGCTTTGTGCTTTTAACCGGCCAGCCGGGAATGGCACCGGCCGAGTCTGTGATGCAAGACTATGATTTGTCTGATTATGTGCTTAAGTCCGATCTCGCCAGCCGCGGCATTCGCAACATACTTACGGGTGCTGTGCGTAATTATCACCAGCTCAAGACCATTTCCTCTGCCCGCCGTGGTTTGCAACTCATTGTCGAGTCCAGCAACCGTTTGCTTGGGCTGCGAACGCTGGCACAGATAGCCTCGGTTACCTTAAGTGAAATCGCCAATCTTATTGATGTGCCGGATGAGGGGCTGGTTTGTGTCAATCGGGGGCGTCATAGCGCAGATGGCTCGGGGCAGGAGATCTTTGAGCCCATGACCATAGCCTGCAGTGGTCGTTTCCGGCAGTATGCCAATCGTGCCCTCAGGGAGTTGCCGGATCCGACCATTCAGTCCATGGTGGAACAGGCGCTCAGGGAAAAACGTTTTGTCAGTACCGATGAGAGCCAGGTGCTGTTTTTCCCGAAATCGGCAGCATTGGCCGAATTTGCCATCTATGTGGCCACAGATCGCACCTTGGACGACACCGAAATGGAGCTGCTAAAGGTGTTTGCCGCCAATGTTTCCAAGGGCTTTGGCAACGTAGCCCTGATAAGCCGGCTCGACAAGATTGCCTACCAGGATGAACTGCTCGGCATCCCCAATCGCAGTGCCTTGCTGCGGGAACTCTCCAGGTTGCAGGCTATGTCCAGCGCAAGTGCGCACAATCTGCTGTTATTGGATTTGGATCATTTCTCCGGCCTCAATAATCTGTTTGGCTCAGTGTTTGGCAATCAGGTGCTGCAGGCGGTAGCCCAAAGGTTACAGGAGGTTTTTCCGCAGCCGACTGTTATTGGACGACTGCATTCAGATCTGTTCGCCGTCATTGGCCATAAGGAGCAGGTCAATATCGACAGGGCGCAGCGGGTGTTCAGTGCGCCGTTTGAAATCGATAACAGCCGTCATATTCTCACCGCCTGTATGACAGAAGTCTCTCTGGCCATCAGTGGCCAGGATCCCGCCGAACTGCTGCGCACCGCAGGTACCGGGCTCAGAAATGCCAAATCCCGAGGGCCTGGCAGCATACAGGCGTTTGATCCCGAATTTGAGCATCAGGCGGCACACAGATTCAAGTTGATGCAACGGCTGCATACCGCCATTCAACGCCAGGAGTTTGTACTGCACTTCCAGCCACAGATAGATCTCAAGAGTGGTGAGGTTGTCGGCGTGGAGGCCTTGCTGCGCTGGCAGACCGAAGACGGTATGGTACCTCCGGGCACCTTTATCCCGTTGGCAGAGCAGTCGTCTTACATTCACGGCATAGGCGACATAGTGGTTGCGTTATCCTGTCAGGCGGTACATGCGCTGGATCAGGCCGGTTTTACCGATATTCTGGTCAGTCTTAATTATTCGGCCCGCCAACTGGATAAACCGGATGTTCTCGACAGGCTCAAACAACAATGCCGTCTGGCAGGTGTTGAGCCTAGCCGTCTGTGTTTGGAAGTCACCGAAACCGCCATGATGCAATCGTTCCAGCAAGTTGCGAAAATTCTCCAGCGTCACCGTGCCTGGGGCGGCACAGTTGCGATAGACGATTTCGGTACCGGGCTTTCGTCACTCGAATACCTGCTGCAGCTGCCGGCCGATCACTTGAAGATAGATATGACCTTTGTCGCCAGGCTGGATGAAGATGAGCGCAGCCGTTTTCTGGCGTCGATGATCATTGAGTTGGGACGGCGATTGAATATTTCTGTGGTTGCCGAGGGGGTTGAGACTCGCAGCCAGGCCAACTGGCTCAGGGATAATGGCTGCCATATCGCTCAAGGGTGGCTGTATGGTAAGGCCATGCCACTGGATGAGCTGTTGTTGTGGCTCAGTAAACGCTGA
- a CDS encoding sensor histidine kinase, giving the protein MSIELPEQAVMTPLISGEASSKSQKRNKWLTRVSYLLPWWLLVPLGSWLMYHYASQWQIDQVRYAQRELVDRDALVLDAQLTKVHQDVSLLSQMTASVLADPKLDESEQLSLLQRLFVDFSKAYPSYMQVRWIGTSGVERVRVDHTDNQRRVVANDALQDKSSRYYVIEANRLAPGAVYYSPFDLNIEGGEIEKPYRPTLRAATKVMDTNTSELGLALVNLDGSGLLERLRQSGKTMLLNAEGYWLLSTYGHREWGFMFGDPEQRLAVVHPKVWQRIQQTSQGQFIDETGMWTFSRVGPSLNNGSQVPMLYTLSHDEQPLLIQARLRQLYTGVGAVVLLCMTLLGAFLARSNLRLGDKAHELQQSNAALALTLAQLRASQQELVRTEKLSSLGLMVAGVAHELNTPIGAAMLCVTALNERVDELKRGYHSGNIKRSQLEEFIEYQAEGLTLAERNLKRSALLIQQFRQVASDRANADRQAFWLHELIADILALNHGQWKHSHHKLTTDIPSDIHMHSYPGPLGQVIQNLVHNALIHAFEEPDRGEVHICARKLQNKVEICVMDNGIGIKEQDSQRVFDPFYTTKRGSGGTGLGLHIVHHLTTEVLGGSVRVSSGVNGIGTSMILLLPLEQTAVKPAAKEADMAPA; this is encoded by the coding sequence ATGTCGATAGAGTTGCCCGAACAGGCCGTGATGACACCACTGATTTCAGGGGAAGCCTCATCCAAGAGTCAGAAACGCAATAAGTGGTTGACCAGGGTCAGTTATCTCTTGCCTTGGTGGCTGCTGGTACCGCTGGGAAGCTGGCTCATGTATCACTATGCATCCCAATGGCAGATAGATCAGGTGCGTTATGCTCAGCGGGAGCTGGTAGACAGAGACGCTCTGGTACTCGATGCACAGTTGACCAAGGTGCATCAGGATGTCAGCCTGCTATCGCAAATGACGGCATCGGTATTGGCCGACCCAAAGCTTGACGAGAGCGAACAACTGAGCTTGTTACAACGCCTGTTTGTTGATTTCAGCAAGGCCTATCCCAGTTATATGCAAGTTCGCTGGATAGGCACCTCAGGAGTTGAGCGGGTCAGGGTTGATCATACAGATAATCAAAGGCGGGTCGTTGCCAACGACGCATTGCAGGATAAATCATCACGCTATTACGTGATTGAAGCCAACCGACTGGCTCCGGGGGCGGTTTATTACTCTCCTTTTGATCTCAATATCGAAGGCGGAGAGATAGAGAAACCCTATCGTCCCACCTTACGCGCCGCCACCAAAGTGATGGATACCAATACCAGCGAGCTTGGACTGGCATTGGTAAACCTGGATGGCAGTGGTTTACTCGAGCGTTTACGCCAGTCCGGCAAGACCATGCTACTGAATGCCGAAGGCTATTGGCTGCTTTCAACTTATGGTCACAGGGAATGGGGCTTTATGTTCGGCGATCCCGAGCAGCGCCTGGCGGTCGTTCACCCCAAGGTCTGGCAGCGCATTCAGCAGACCAGCCAGGGGCAGTTTATCGATGAAACCGGTATGTGGACCTTCTCTCGGGTGGGCCCGAGCTTAAACAATGGCAGCCAAGTGCCCATGCTTTACACCTTGTCCCATGATGAGCAGCCTTTGCTCATTCAAGCCAGGCTGAGGCAGCTCTATACAGGTGTCGGCGCCGTGGTGCTTCTGTGCATGACTTTACTGGGGGCATTTTTGGCGCGATCCAATCTGCGTCTGGGGGATAAGGCTCATGAGTTGCAACAGAGCAACGCGGCATTGGCACTGACATTGGCTCAACTGAGGGCATCACAGCAGGAACTGGTTCGCACCGAGAAACTATCGTCTCTGGGCTTGATGGTGGCCGGAGTGGCTCATGAACTCAATACGCCTATTGGTGCCGCCATGTTGTGTGTCACTGCGCTGAATGAAAGGGTGGACGAACTCAAGCGTGGGTATCACAGTGGCAATATTAAACGCTCGCAGTTGGAGGAGTTTATTGAATACCAAGCGGAAGGTTTAACCCTGGCCGAGCGCAATCTCAAACGTTCAGCCCTGCTTATTCAACAGTTCCGTCAGGTAGCATCTGACAGGGCCAATGCCGACAGGCAAGCCTTCTGGCTCCACGAGTTGATAGCGGATATCCTGGCACTGAATCATGGCCAGTGGAAACACAGCCATCATAAGTTGACCACGGATATTCCCAGCGATATTCATATGCACAGTTATCCCGGCCCCCTGGGGCAGGTGATCCAGAACCTGGTACACAATGCGCTGATCCATGCCTTTGAAGAACCCGACCGGGGCGAAGTGCATATCTGTGCCCGCAAGCTGCAAAACAAGGTGGAGATCTGCGTGATGGATAACGGCATAGGGATTAAGGAGCAGGATAGTCAAAGGGTGTTTGATCCTTTTTATACCACCAAGCGAGGTAGCGGTGGTACCGGGCTCGGCCTGCATATAGTGCACCATCTGACCACTGAAGTGTTGGGAGGAAGTGTGCGGGTATCTTCGGGAGTCAATGGCATAGGAACGTCGATGATATTGCTGTTGCCGCTGGAGCAAACGGCGGTCAAGCCCGCAGCTAAAGAAGCCGATATGGCACCGGCCTGA